A genomic region of Capra hircus breed San Clemente chromosome 19, ASM170441v1, whole genome shotgun sequence contains the following coding sequences:
- the MAPT gene encoding microtubule-associated protein tau isoform X12 — MAEPRQEFDVMEDHAQGDYTLQDHEGDMEPGLKAEEAGIGDTSNLEDQAAGHVTQARMVSKGKDGTGPDDKKAKPSTPSSAKTLKNRPCLSPKRPTPGSSDPLIKPSSPAVCPEPSSSPKHVSSVTPRTGSSGAKEMKVKGADGKPGTKIATPRGAAPPGQKGQANATRIPAKTTPTPKTSPGTATVQVQKKPPPAGAKSERGESGKSGDRSGYSSPGSPGTPGSRSRTPSLPTPPTREPKKVAVVRTPPKSPSAAKSRLQAAPGPMPDLKNVKSKIGSTENLKHQPGGGKVQIINKKLDLSNVQSKCGSKDNIKHVPGGGSVQIVYKPVDLSKVTSKCGSLGNIHHKPGGGQVEVKSEKLDFKDRVQSKIGSLDNITHVPGGGNKKIETHKLTFRENAKAKTDHGAEIVYKSPVVSGDTSPRHLSNVSSTGSIDMVDSPQLATLADEVSASLAKQGL, encoded by the exons CTGAAGAAGCAGGCATTGGCGACACGTCCAACCTGGAAGACCAAGCTGCTGGACACGTGACCCAAG CTCGCATGGTCAGTAAAGGCAAAGATGGGACTGGACCCGATGACAAAAAAGCCAAG CCATCCACACCTTCTTCCGCTAAAACCCTGAAAAATAGGCCTTGCCTTAGCCCCAAACGCCCcactcctggtagctcagacccTTTGATCAAACCCTCCAGCCCTGCCGTGTGCCCAGAGCCATCTTCCTCTCCTAAACACGTCTCTTCTGTCACACCCCGAACTGGCAGTTCTGGAGCAAAGGAGATGAAAGTCAAG GGGGCGGATGGTAAGCCTGGAACGAAGATCGCCACACCCCGGGGAGCGGCCCCTCCGGGCCAGAAAGGCCAGGCCAACGCCACCCGGATTCCAGCAAAAACCACTCCCACCCCGAAGACCTCGCCAGGCACTG CGACCGTGCAAGTGCAGAAAAAACCACCCCCTGCAGGGGCAAAATCTGAGAGAG GTGAATCTGGGAAATCCGGGGACCGCAGCGGCTACAGCAGCCCCGGCTCCCCAGGCACTCCGGGCAGCCGCTCCCGCACCCCCTCCCTGCCGACCCCGCCCACGCGGGAGCCCAAGAAGGTGGCGGTGGTCCGCACTCCCCCCAAGTCGCCGTCTGCAGCCAAGAGCCGCCTGCAGGCCGCCCCCGGGCCCATGCCAGACCTGAAGAACGTCAAGTCCAAAATCGGCTCCACGGAAAACCTGAAGCACCAGCCAGGAGGCGGCAAG GTGCAGATAATTAATAAGAAGCTGGATCTTAGCAACGTCCAGTCCAAGTGTGGCTCAAAGGATAATATCAAACACGTGCCAGGAGGCGGCAGT gtgCAAATAGTCTACAAACCAGTGGATCTGAGTAAGGTGACCTCCAAGTGTGGCTCATTAGGCAACATCCATCATAAGCCAG GAGGTGGCCAAGTGGAAGTAAAATCTGAAAAGCTGGACTTCAAGGATAGAGTCCAGTCGAAGATTGGGTCCCTGGATAACATCACACACGTCCCTGGCGGAGGGAATAAAAAG ATCGAAACCCACAAGCTGACCTTCCGCGAGAACGCCAAAGCCAAGACCGACCACGGGGCGGAGATCGTGTACAAGTCACCCGTGGTGTCGGGGGACACGTCCCCCCGGCACCTCAGCAACGTGTCCTCCACCGGCAGCATCGACATGGTGGACTCGCCGCAGCTCGCCACCCTCGCTGACGAGGTGTCCGCCTCCCTGGCCAAGCAGGGTTTGTGA
- the MAPT gene encoding microtubule-associated protein tau isoform X20 yields MAEPRQEFDVMEDHAQGDYTLQDHEGDMEPGLKAEEAGIGDTSNLEDQAAGHVTQARMVSKGKDGTGPDDKKAKGADGKPGTKIATPRGAAPPGQKGQANATRIPAKTTPTPKTSPGTGESGKSGDRSGYSSPGSPGTPGSRSRTPSLPTPPTREPKKVAVVRTPPKSPSAAKSRLQAAPGPMPDLKNVKSKIGSTENLKHQPGGGKVQIVYKPVDLSKVTSKCGSLGNIHHKPGGGQVEVKSEKLDFKDRVQSKIGSLDNITHVPGGGNKKIETHKLTFRENAKAKTDHGAEIVYKSPVVSGDTSPRHLSNVSSTGSIDMVDSPQLATLADEVSASLAKQGL; encoded by the exons CTGAAGAAGCAGGCATTGGCGACACGTCCAACCTGGAAGACCAAGCTGCTGGACACGTGACCCAAG CTCGCATGGTCAGTAAAGGCAAAGATGGGACTGGACCCGATGACAAAAAAGCCAAG GGGGCGGATGGTAAGCCTGGAACGAAGATCGCCACACCCCGGGGAGCGGCCCCTCCGGGCCAGAAAGGCCAGGCCAACGCCACCCGGATTCCAGCAAAAACCACTCCCACCCCGAAGACCTCGCCAGGCACTG GTGAATCTGGGAAATCCGGGGACCGCAGCGGCTACAGCAGCCCCGGCTCCCCAGGCACTCCGGGCAGCCGCTCCCGCACCCCCTCCCTGCCGACCCCGCCCACGCGGGAGCCCAAGAAGGTGGCGGTGGTCCGCACTCCCCCCAAGTCGCCGTCTGCAGCCAAGAGCCGCCTGCAGGCCGCCCCCGGGCCCATGCCAGACCTGAAGAACGTCAAGTCCAAAATCGGCTCCACGGAAAACCTGAAGCACCAGCCAGGAGGCGGCAAG gtgCAAATAGTCTACAAACCAGTGGATCTGAGTAAGGTGACCTCCAAGTGTGGCTCATTAGGCAACATCCATCATAAGCCAG GAGGTGGCCAAGTGGAAGTAAAATCTGAAAAGCTGGACTTCAAGGATAGAGTCCAGTCGAAGATTGGGTCCCTGGATAACATCACACACGTCCCTGGCGGAGGGAATAAAAAG ATCGAAACCCACAAGCTGACCTTCCGCGAGAACGCCAAAGCCAAGACCGACCACGGGGCGGAGATCGTGTACAAGTCACCCGTGGTGTCGGGGGACACGTCCCCCCGGCACCTCAGCAACGTGTCCTCCACCGGCAGCATCGACATGGTGGACTCGCCGCAGCTCGCCACCCTCGCTGACGAGGTGTCCGCCTCCCTGGCCAAGCAGGGTTTGTGA
- the MAPT gene encoding microtubule-associated protein tau isoform X6, protein MAEPRQEFDVMEDHAQGDYTLQDHEGDMEPGLKAEEAGIGDTSNLEDQAAGHVTQASAETRVPEPDGPCEGPPGEGRDGSPEFTFHVEITANLQKEQGPPSEVDLEGTALPGAPEEEQEPRSPSEGEDTKKTDLPETSGKQPAAGLPGKPVSRVPQLKARMVSKGKDGTGPDDKKAKPSTPSSAKTLKNRPCLSPKRPTPGSSDPLIKPSSPAVCPEPSSSPKHVSSVTPRTGSSGAKEMKVKGADGKPGTKIATPRGAAPPGQKGQANATRIPAKTTPTPKTSPGTATVQVQKKPPPAGAKSERGESGKSGDRSGYSSPGSPGTPGSRSRTPSLPTPPTREPKKVAVVRTPPKSPSAAKSRLQAAPGPMPDLKNVKSKIGSTENLKHQPGGGKVQIINKKLDLSNVQSKCGSKDNIKHVPGGGSVQIVYKPVDLSKVTSKCGSLGNIHHKPGGGQVEVKSEKLDFKDRVQSKIGSLDNITHVPGGGNKKIETHKLTFRENAKAKTDHGAEIVYKSPVVSGDTSPRHLSNVSSTGSIDMVDSPQLATLADEVSASLAKQGL, encoded by the exons CTGAAGAAGCAGGCATTGGCGACACGTCCAACCTGGAAGACCAAGCTGCTGGACACGTGACCCAAG CGTCTGCAGAGACCCGGGTCCCAGAGCCCGACGGGCCCTGCGAGGGGCCCCCAGGAGAAGGGCGCGACGGGTCCCCCGAGTTCACATTCCACGTGGAAATCACAGCCAACCTGCAGAAGGAGCAGGGACCCCCCTCGGAGGTGGATTTGGAAGGGACTGCACTTCCCGGGGCCCCTGAAGAGGAGCAAGAGCCCCGGAGCCCCTCTGAGGGCGAGGACACAAAAAAGACTGATCTTCCAGAAACTTCTGGAAAGCAGCCTGCAGCTGGtctgccagggaagcccgtcaGCCGGGTGCCTCAACTCAAAG CTCGCATGGTCAGTAAAGGCAAAGATGGGACTGGACCCGATGACAAAAAAGCCAAG CCATCCACACCTTCTTCCGCTAAAACCCTGAAAAATAGGCCTTGCCTTAGCCCCAAACGCCCcactcctggtagctcagacccTTTGATCAAACCCTCCAGCCCTGCCGTGTGCCCAGAGCCATCTTCCTCTCCTAAACACGTCTCTTCTGTCACACCCCGAACTGGCAGTTCTGGAGCAAAGGAGATGAAAGTCAAG GGGGCGGATGGTAAGCCTGGAACGAAGATCGCCACACCCCGGGGAGCGGCCCCTCCGGGCCAGAAAGGCCAGGCCAACGCCACCCGGATTCCAGCAAAAACCACTCCCACCCCGAAGACCTCGCCAGGCACTG CGACCGTGCAAGTGCAGAAAAAACCACCCCCTGCAGGGGCAAAATCTGAGAGAG GTGAATCTGGGAAATCCGGGGACCGCAGCGGCTACAGCAGCCCCGGCTCCCCAGGCACTCCGGGCAGCCGCTCCCGCACCCCCTCCCTGCCGACCCCGCCCACGCGGGAGCCCAAGAAGGTGGCGGTGGTCCGCACTCCCCCCAAGTCGCCGTCTGCAGCCAAGAGCCGCCTGCAGGCCGCCCCCGGGCCCATGCCAGACCTGAAGAACGTCAAGTCCAAAATCGGCTCCACGGAAAACCTGAAGCACCAGCCAGGAGGCGGCAAG GTGCAGATAATTAATAAGAAGCTGGATCTTAGCAACGTCCAGTCCAAGTGTGGCTCAAAGGATAATATCAAACACGTGCCAGGAGGCGGCAGT gtgCAAATAGTCTACAAACCAGTGGATCTGAGTAAGGTGACCTCCAAGTGTGGCTCATTAGGCAACATCCATCATAAGCCAG GAGGTGGCCAAGTGGAAGTAAAATCTGAAAAGCTGGACTTCAAGGATAGAGTCCAGTCGAAGATTGGGTCCCTGGATAACATCACACACGTCCCTGGCGGAGGGAATAAAAAG ATCGAAACCCACAAGCTGACCTTCCGCGAGAACGCCAAAGCCAAGACCGACCACGGGGCGGAGATCGTGTACAAGTCACCCGTGGTGTCGGGGGACACGTCCCCCCGGCACCTCAGCAACGTGTCCTCCACCGGCAGCATCGACATGGTGGACTCGCCGCAGCTCGCCACCCTCGCTGACGAGGTGTCCGCCTCCCTGGCCAAGCAGGGTTTGTGA
- the MAPT gene encoding microtubule-associated protein tau isoform X18, whose translation MAEPRQEFDVMEDHAQGDYTLQDHEGDMEPGLKAEEAGIGDTSNLEDQAAGHVTQARMVSKGKDGTGPDDKKAKGADGKPGTKIATPRGAAPPGQKGQANATRIPAKTTPTPKTSPGTGESGKSGDRSGYSSPGSPGTPGSRSRTPSLPTPPTREPKKVAVVRTPPKSPSAAKSRLQAAPGPMPDLKNVKSKIGSTENLKHQPGGGKVQIINKKLDLSNVQSKCGSKDNIKHVPGGGSVQIVYKPVDLSKVTSKCGSLGNIHHKPGGGQVEVKSEKLDFKDRVQSKIGSLDNITHVPGGGNKKIETHKLTFRENAKAKTDHGAEIVYKSPVVSGDTSPRHLSNVSSTGSIDMVDSPQLATLADEVSASLAKQGL comes from the exons CTGAAGAAGCAGGCATTGGCGACACGTCCAACCTGGAAGACCAAGCTGCTGGACACGTGACCCAAG CTCGCATGGTCAGTAAAGGCAAAGATGGGACTGGACCCGATGACAAAAAAGCCAAG GGGGCGGATGGTAAGCCTGGAACGAAGATCGCCACACCCCGGGGAGCGGCCCCTCCGGGCCAGAAAGGCCAGGCCAACGCCACCCGGATTCCAGCAAAAACCACTCCCACCCCGAAGACCTCGCCAGGCACTG GTGAATCTGGGAAATCCGGGGACCGCAGCGGCTACAGCAGCCCCGGCTCCCCAGGCACTCCGGGCAGCCGCTCCCGCACCCCCTCCCTGCCGACCCCGCCCACGCGGGAGCCCAAGAAGGTGGCGGTGGTCCGCACTCCCCCCAAGTCGCCGTCTGCAGCCAAGAGCCGCCTGCAGGCCGCCCCCGGGCCCATGCCAGACCTGAAGAACGTCAAGTCCAAAATCGGCTCCACGGAAAACCTGAAGCACCAGCCAGGAGGCGGCAAG GTGCAGATAATTAATAAGAAGCTGGATCTTAGCAACGTCCAGTCCAAGTGTGGCTCAAAGGATAATATCAAACACGTGCCAGGAGGCGGCAGT gtgCAAATAGTCTACAAACCAGTGGATCTGAGTAAGGTGACCTCCAAGTGTGGCTCATTAGGCAACATCCATCATAAGCCAG GAGGTGGCCAAGTGGAAGTAAAATCTGAAAAGCTGGACTTCAAGGATAGAGTCCAGTCGAAGATTGGGTCCCTGGATAACATCACACACGTCCCTGGCGGAGGGAATAAAAAG ATCGAAACCCACAAGCTGACCTTCCGCGAGAACGCCAAAGCCAAGACCGACCACGGGGCGGAGATCGTGTACAAGTCACCCGTGGTGTCGGGGGACACGTCCCCCCGGCACCTCAGCAACGTGTCCTCCACCGGCAGCATCGACATGGTGGACTCGCCGCAGCTCGCCACCCTCGCTGACGAGGTGTCCGCCTCCCTGGCCAAGCAGGGTTTGTGA